The DNA region ATACATAAACCTTATGCATGTAGAGAATTGAGGAATCagttttttattcttcttttttacttaccacgaaattctttttctttattggaATTTTGGCACCTGCACAATGGTTTGCAGGTTATCTTCACCAAATCGTGGATACTGCAACTGAACATAAACCATACAGATTAGATATTTAATCAAAtgtgaaaaagataaaagcttTTTTACTTATTCATGTTAAAAGAGGTTAACTACAATCTGAAAGTAAATGATGGTGGGTAAGTGGTTTTTCATTGACATATTGCTCGCACACATACCTTGAACACAAAGAATCTAAAAGTAAAATTCAAAGCTTCTCCATAAACAGTGTCTTATTTTGAAGTTGTATTGATAAACTTGTATCACACAAATTAATGTGGgacctcattttttttttcaactgaagataagaaacaaaatatattattttccatTCGGGAAACTGATGTTACCGGGTTTTTATGAAAGCTATCAACCTAGAGCCTTAGTTTAGTGCATTGGATATCATACACTTAGTTTGGGCATGAGATTGAAACATAATAGATGAGATCAGAATGAAGGACTGCAGGGTATTATACATTTAGTTTTATCATTCCGACCAATAGAATCATGCCCCCAAATGGCAaaacagaacaacaaaattaaaaagaagaaatgaagacaTACCCTTCAATCAAGTAGAAGGAAACGAACCTAGAAATTCGAAATAGAGACCAACTCCCAGTGACTTTAATCGGAAcctacaaaaatagaaaaatattgaTAAGAACCGATGCAAAATCCAACAAACAGCTTAATAAGATTGGTCTTACAACTCGGTATCTATGATCAATTCCAAACAACAGAAAATTTGTAGGTGAACTCtaaaatcaattaatcatCCTTTCACAATATCAAAATACAACATGATCGAAGAACTATCTACTGGAGTATATATTTAGCCATTTCCTTCATCCCTTTTAGTTATTTAAAGACataattataacaaaacaGCACTTAAACAGGTTGAAAGAGAACACCCGGTTATCTTAATTCATCACTAACATAACTATGTTGTCCTTTTCAGTACCTTTTAATTAGAGGGAACATAATtggaacaaaaaagaaaccacatTGATAAATCAGTATGTTGAGCAGTTATTTAGCTGCACAGAAAAAACAATCTTGACTGAAAAGAGAATAATCAAATTGATTCTCTTATTATGCAGATAAGTAGGCCATCATGAAATTTCTAGCAGTATggattatattattatgcATAGTACTCCTTCAGTCCTTCGTATTAGTGTCTGAtccaaatcacaaaaaaactACCTCCCAGAGTTTAGGACAACCTTATTGCATTCATCATGTACACAATATTctgtagtaaaaaaaaaaaaaaaacatgccaACTTCAATTCACTTAATCTATAAACATGGCCATAtgtgtttgaaattttctgaTCATGACAACTctaatttaaaagaaattaaagatagAAAAAACGCAATGACACATTTGGGAATTGAGCATTTTGGTCAGTTGGTCTAGCTGTCATCTTTCTATCCTCCAATTTGTATTTGCTATTGGCCTTTTATTCGTCTTAACAAAAAGATGATATAGAATTTCAAATCGCTAGCATGCCATTTCCAACAGactgaaaattaatttcctaATAGACATTTCAAAACATTTGAGACAACTCCAGTAGACAGGAAGATAACATAACTTTGTCTAAGATAACATAATACTAACATACGATAAGACAATTAAAATggtattcatttttgttttcatatcgGTTAATAGCGGCTTATCATTAATTGTTTATACCTAGACATGAAGGTTCTAGGAATTTCAAGTGTACAACTAAAAGCTACAAAGCCTGATAGTTCTCAAATTATAGACTATAATGGCTCATGACACTGAAGCTAGTTCCCCTTGATCTAGTTCCAAGGAACTGGAAATCTATTTCATACTCCAGCAATGATAGAATGAGCTTTTCTGCCACAGTATAACCCTAAGCTGTACAACTCACTACTTCATAAGTAATCGATCGAAGATTACTGTTGGAAAAGCCTGAAATAAGATACAGACCATAGctgaaaaaaccaaaaaagctCCGATCTTTACACAATCTAAACCCAAAATCGACttcttttttgtatgattaatTGACAGATCCCCCAGCACAGCagatgaaaatcaaaaccaaacccaaaaaagcACAAACGcacaggaaaaagaaaaagaaaagaggagacaTACCAAATGAGTAAAAGCAGATGAGAACAACCGAGAAAGGATATCCAAAATTGAAAGTGCGTCTCCGGCAACGGCTGCGAAGGGTTGGCTGTCCGAAGAGATGATGGCGTTGactggaagaagagaagatgaTCTGCTCTGAGTTTGGGCTGTTCGGATCTGAATCGAGCTTTCCGGTCTCTTTCTTCCGCTCTCTTTCTTCTGcactcttcttttctctctcactttctcttctGTCTGGGTTTCTAGACTATCTCTTCTGTCTGGGTTTTTCTAGAGTCTCTTCTGTCTGGAATGGAGGCCTAACTCTTCTGTCTGGAATGGAGGTCCAACTGTGTTAAGTGTTACAAACAGTAATTAAGAACAGTGTTATGAGCAGCGTTTTTAGTTGTTTACACAGTCgacagaaaatatatatggtaaaTATCATTGTACAAGGTTTTCTATTGTTAACTTTCTACTCATTATCAAATATATGCGTTCCTGTCGTTGAAGCCAGACTCATATTACTATATTTATTCAAACAGGTTTGTCCATCTCCAAtctaaatatgaaaatttcgCATAGCCTAATGATGCTAAAACAATCTCTACACTTAGTGGCATGTTGATGGCATTCAACTCAgcaatttgaagaagaaactgaCCAACTTAAAAACCTTGCCCTTTATGCATCTACCAGAAATTAGAATAGTAGAACCTTTTAATACGCTTGCCTAATACCCAAGTTACAAGGGATACTAGATCTTCCCACAAAGCTTCTTGTTAAATAATTTGATCCATTCTAATAAAGAACTCACTAGCCAAACCCAGGATTTCGTTCATATTGTTATTTACACCATGCCAGTATCAAAGCCTCAAGGCTGTAACAGAAGACAGTCTTACCTTTCATGTCACAGACAGCAGCAAGACTATAATCCAGTCCAGCCTCAGCAATATGCAAATGACTATTGAGCTTACTAGCTCTTATCGACAGACCTGAAAAGGATCCAAAGGAAGAAGTGCATTGCCATCGACTGTGTTTGCATGGAGTCGAAAGATGACAAAGCGGACAACACCAGATGTTCACTTGGAAAAGGACTACACATGACTGGTACTAGATTTCATCCTAATCTTGAGGACCTATCCTGTCTGCAGTATACGCCTCACTGTATGAAGGTTAGtttaacaaaaacaacccCCCGTTGATTTAGTAGTTAGGCTACCTCGAAGAGCTTAAACCATAGTGAGCTTTTGGAGCATATTCTGTTATTGGCTGCTGCAACAAAATACAAGAGCTTCCCTTTAAATCAGGGGGGAGTAGGCAAACAGAAGTTACAGAAAGCAAACACCCATGGATTCATAATCCGTGCATAGAGCACTACAACAAACCACTGAAGGAAACTACAAAGTTTAATTAAACAGAGAATTGCTTGAGGTCCAAGTGAGAAGCTGATAGGTAGGCTCTACAAACATAAATGTATAGCAACGACACCGAGCAGGCAAGAAATCAGTCAGCCTTCTTATCTGCCGGAGCTGATTCCGATTTATTTAGTGCTGCTGAGCGCTTGTCCTCTGCAGTCTTGGAATGAACTTCATCCCCCTCCCGGATGTACTTCTCAAAGGCCCTTGGAAGAAACCGAGGAATCAAAAACCCGAACAGATTGAGAGCGAAATATGAGAAGTTGGCCACAGCCAACGTCCTCCCAAACCAAAACCATGCAACATCCTGCCACCCATATTAATAGTTATCTTCAATAGATAAACACTGGGGATATTTTCTCAGCTGAAATTTCTTTAGAATCCGTAACAGAAGTATGACAATATCACACATCAGATTATATTACTCCAACATATTAGGATTTTGTTAGATTCCAGAGCACAACAAAGATgttaaacaactcaaaacatCTCACAATGAACTTTAACATTACAGAATGAAGAATCATCAAGTACCCGAAAACAAGTAGCAATGGCTAAATGTACGTACTATGGGATTAAGTACCTTGACATGTGCATTTGCAGGAAGAGTCTTGTTAAGCCAGACATCATTCACCCAATCAAGGATGACGAAGATTCTCCTAACTGTGTATAGCAACGGAACAAGCGCTCTAACTGGTGGCGAAAATAGTGACAAACCGCTTATGACATTTTCAGTCAGAATCTGAAAGGAGAGCAAGAACAAGTGAGGTGTTGCTGAGCGCACAGCGTGCTCATCACCCCTTGCAAAACCACCCAACACATAAGCCAGAGGCAAGAACAGTCCAACCGTAGTTCCCGCAATCACATACAGCCTGAAGAATTTGCTTCCTTGGAAAATCTCCTGCGAGCCAGAAGAGACGTGACCATGTGATGGGAAGGCCAAGCGTGACAAAACTAAGAGATAGGCAGAGGCGAAAGCTGGGAATATCAAATCAAGGAGCGGGACAAGGCCACTGGCTGAGAACACCATGATGAATGCCACAAGCTGGAGCTCGATTACGCGCAATGACCCCATGACACCTCCTACAGccggctgctgctgctgttggtgCAGTAGGCGTTGCGGCTTTTCTTGGTGTTTTGGTCCAGCAGTTGTGGTTTTATCAGGCTCCGACCTAGGAGCCACAGCGACCGATACGCCAGACATTGTAGTTTGCTTCCTTGTAAATCTCGGTAACTAATTAAGGAGCTATATAAAGCTGGATAGGAAAGAACCACTGGATCAGTATTCTTCATAGAAAGCTTAACATCTTAAAATGCAACTATTACTTTATCTCTATGTATAAGTTATCGATCCAGAAACAATCAAGAAAGCTTAACATCTAAAAATGCAAATGCAATGGTGACCAAATGACAAGTGCAATAGATCAACGTTAAGATGtagaaaagagaacaaatttcattgatatatatatatatatatatatatatatatatatatatatatcaatctgTAAAGAATGGAAACTAAACTATAATCACCATTCTTATGACATTCCGTGTATCCTGAAGTAGTACCATGATTGATTCATCATGATATGAGCAGAAGCATGATCTCAAGGTAAAGCTAATTCATGTATAACACTTGGCATGCAAACAAGATGAAGAACCGAAGAAGGTTAGAGAGAGACCTTACAGATGAAGATGTGAGGAAGAAAGTAAgcaaatgatgatgattcattcaaaaccaaaaccagagcgtccgaagaagaagacgaatcGTGGGgggctatatatattaatctATGTTTTGAACGTGGATTGCTGCGAGGGTTTACACTTGCCTCTCAAGCGACGTACGTGGAGGAGATGTTGCTTCAACATGTGTCAAGACGAGTCTTGCCGTTTTGATCAGAATCAATCGGGATCAGTCGATCAGATCGaactattttaatttgtttttctgttgtaAAATAGTAAACATAAAAATTAAGTTACCGAAGAGTTAAATTTCATTAGTATAAAGGATGAGACAGCCTACTTGTGCCCTAGACTCCAAAAGCACATGAAAACCCCGCCGCTCCAGTAACTTCCACGTACGGCTCCACCGCCGtcatcaaacaaattaaagcgCTACCGCCAAACGCAAACGAGGCATGGACAATGGCTCCCCAACTCAAATCCTGATCAGCCCTAGCTAGTACCACATCAGAAATATCGGAGcaataaaagagaaaacgtTCTCGATTAGGTTTACAAAGTTCTATTAGTTCTCTATATAGTCTATATACTAGGAATCGTTGTTGATGGGAGGTATTACGTATTAGTTCTATATATAGTCTCATATGATCCCCACGATCTATATCAACCTTTTATTAATTGTTCTCTCGGCCTCATTATAAGATATTGCATACAGAATTGTTGAGGAGAAGATAATTTATCAGCGATACTGCAGGTTTCTGgcttaataattaatatagatagatatttataaatatacatgtttatagatcagttttatttatatttggtATCAgacaaatttcatatattcCTTCGTGCTGTAGAATATATCGTCGATCCGAATGGTTCACTAAGggtttgtttattatttatttatttttaaacaaaaaaatgttgGTTGAGTAGCTAGATCGATAGGgctaattaatcaaagaattgaaatttgtttaatccttgtggtttaaagtcgacatatgtttagtcattgtggttttattttaatctgaatagtctttaaagtcacaatttttcatctaaatagtccttatggttttattttaatttaagtagtccttaaagtcatgattttcatccaaatagtcatttcgacaattttctcagttaaaggccataaagactatttggatgaaaaatcatgactttaaggattattcagattaaaataaaaccataaggactatttggatgaaaaatcgtgactttaaggactatttagattaaaataaaattataaggactaaacagatgtctacttcaaaccacaaggactatacaatattttacccttaacCAAACCT from Fragaria vesca subsp. vesca unplaced genomic scaffold, FraVesHawaii_1.0 scf0513160_u, whole genome shotgun sequence includes:
- the LOC101292083 gene encoding uncharacterized protein LOC101292083, with the protein product MSGVSVAVAPRSEPDKTTTAGPKHQEKPQRLLHQQQQQPAVGGVMGSLRVIELQLVAFIMVFSASGLVPLLDLIFPAFASAYLLVLSRLAFPSHGHVSSGSQEIFQGSKFFRLYVIAGTTVGLFLPLAYVLGGFARGDEHAVRSATPHLFLLSFQILTENVISGLSLFSPPVRALVPLLYTVRRIFVILDWVNDVWLNKTLPANAHVKDVAWFWFGRTLAVANFSYFALNLFGFLIPRFLPRAFEKYIREGDEVHSKTAEDKRSAALNKSESAPADKKAD